A part of Thioalkalivibrio sp. ALJ12 genomic DNA contains:
- a CDS encoding MBL fold metallo-hydrolase produces MIFKQLFEEESSTYTYLLSCPDTGKTALIDPVIETVDRDLRVLQEMGLSLDYAIETHIHADHITGGKMLRERTGCQLAGPALDELPCRDVGLREGEPFQVGNLVINPLYTPGHTDSHHAYLMDHVGLKMLFSGDALLIEACGRTDFQSGDAKTLYRSIHDKFFTLPDETLVYPCHDYEERQITTIGQEKMRNPRLGKNKPEAEFVKIMEEMDLPYPKKIDWALPGNEGCGICPDNLPDEKKRLCEPDQQG; encoded by the coding sequence ATGATTTTCAAGCAGCTGTTCGAGGAAGAATCGTCCACCTACACCTATCTGCTGAGCTGCCCGGACACGGGCAAGACCGCGCTGATCGATCCGGTGATCGAGACCGTGGACCGCGATCTGCGGGTGCTGCAGGAGATGGGGCTGAGCCTCGACTACGCGATCGAGACGCACATCCACGCCGACCACATCACCGGCGGCAAGATGCTGCGCGAGCGGACGGGCTGCCAGCTGGCCGGCCCGGCGCTGGACGAGCTGCCCTGTCGCGACGTCGGCCTGCGCGAGGGCGAGCCCTTCCAGGTGGGGAATCTGGTGATCAATCCCCTCTATACCCCGGGGCATACCGATTCCCATCATGCCTATCTGATGGATCACGTCGGCCTGAAGATGCTGTTCTCCGGGGACGCCCTGCTGATCGAGGCCTGTGGCCGCACCGACTTCCAGTCGGGTGACGCCAAGACCCTGTACCGGTCGATCCATGACAAGTTCTTCACCCTGCCAGACGAGACGCTGGTATATCCGTGCCACGACTACGAAGAGCGCCAGATCACCACCATCGGGCAGGAGAAGATGCGCAACCCGCGTCTGGGCAAGAACAAGCCCGAGGCCGAGTTCGTCAAGATCATGGAGGAGATGGACCTGCCGTATCCGAAGAAGATCGACTGGGCGCTGCCCGGCAACGAGGGCTGCGGGATCTGCCCGGACAACCTGCCGGACGAGAAAAAGCGCCTCTGCGAACCGGATCAGCAGGGCTGA
- a CDS encoding ferredoxin--NADP reductase codes for MTHAVELPEHFMPARIEAIEQVTPLIKVFTLSADPARFASKAGQWLDLVIPQAAGKPFVGGYSVVSAPRDDGRLQLAIKYADHHHATHYLHSTAREGDTVYITPGQGSFFFEPGMARNVVLLGAGIGVTPLFSILRAVNDGMPDVYAHLVYSVAHQDEMLFPDELAHLAKAENIDVTLTVTREAEDWLGHTGRISHELLESLNLPRDALFYFCGSREFIEDMATLLAEWGIPEAQLKYEKWW; via the coding sequence ATGACACACGCCGTTGAACTGCCCGAACACTTCATGCCGGCCCGGATCGAGGCGATCGAACAGGTTACGCCGCTGATCAAGGTCTTTACTCTGTCGGCCGACCCGGCGCGCTTTGCCAGCAAGGCCGGGCAGTGGCTGGATCTGGTGATCCCGCAGGCCGCCGGCAAGCCATTTGTCGGGGGGTATTCGGTGGTCTCCGCGCCGCGCGATGACGGGCGGCTGCAGCTCGCAATCAAGTACGCCGATCACCATCACGCCACGCACTACCTGCACTCCACCGCACGCGAGGGAGATACGGTCTACATCACCCCCGGCCAGGGCAGCTTCTTCTTCGAGCCGGGCATGGCGCGGAACGTCGTGCTGCTGGGCGCGGGGATCGGGGTCACGCCGCTGTTCAGCATCCTGCGTGCGGTCAATGACGGCATGCCGGACGTCTACGCCCATCTCGTCTACAGCGTCGCTCACCAGGACGAGATGCTGTTCCCCGACGAGCTGGCGCACCTGGCCAAGGCCGAGAACATCGACGTAACGCTGACAGTGACGCGCGAGGCCGAGGACTGGCTGGGCCACACCGGGCGCATCAGTCACGAGCTGCTGGAGTCCCTGAACCTGCCGCGCGACGCCCTGTTCTACTTCTGCGGTTCGCGCGAGTTCATCGAGGATATGGCCACGCTTCTGGCCGAGTGGGGAATCCCCGAGGCGCAGCTCAAGTACGAGAAGTGGTGGTAG
- a CDS encoding BolA family protein, with protein sequence MEANQVAELIRAGLPEAEKVEVTGGEGKFEALVVSPQFAGMNKVKKHQTVYATVRDQIDSGEVHALSIRALTPEEAASA encoded by the coding sequence ATGGAAGCCAATCAAGTGGCCGAACTCATCCGCGCCGGCCTGCCGGAGGCCGAGAAGGTCGAGGTGACCGGGGGCGAGGGCAAATTCGAGGCCCTGGTCGTCAGCCCGCAGTTCGCCGGAATGAACAAGGTCAAGAAGCACCAGACCGTCTACGCCACCGTGCGCGACCAGATCGACTCCGGCGAGGTCCACGCGCTGTCCATCCGCGCCCTGACGCCGGAAGAGGCCGCAAGCGCCTAG
- the mazG gene encoding nucleoside triphosphate pyrophosphohydrolase codes for MTDTNPVDRLRAIMARLRDPEQGCAWDRAQTAQTIVPHTLEEAFELADAIARDDGREAASRELRDELGDLLFQVVFQARIAEEAGRFDLDDIARAIGDKLVRRHPHVFADAEYSDDAAREAAWESAKAEERAARDHHSAMDDIPLAMPALARAAKTQRRAARLGFDWGDPAPVLEKIHEELDEVREELASDADPERVAEEIGDLLFAVTNWARHLGVEPEGALRGATRKFEARFRTMEALARAQGQALEQLDFDAQEALYQEARRRERDTNTDPK; via the coding sequence ATGACGGACACCAATCCCGTGGATCGCCTGCGCGCGATCATGGCGCGCCTGCGTGATCCCGAGCAGGGTTGTGCCTGGGACCGGGCGCAGACCGCTCAAACTATCGTGCCCCACACACTGGAGGAGGCCTTCGAGCTGGCCGATGCGATCGCTCGCGACGATGGCCGCGAGGCGGCCAGTCGCGAGCTGCGCGACGAACTGGGCGATCTCCTGTTTCAGGTGGTCTTCCAGGCGCGGATCGCGGAGGAGGCGGGGCGTTTCGACCTCGATGACATCGCCCGTGCGATCGGCGACAAGCTGGTGCGGCGCCACCCGCATGTATTCGCCGATGCCGAATACTCGGATGATGCCGCCCGCGAGGCCGCCTGGGAATCGGCCAAGGCCGAGGAGCGCGCCGCGCGCGACCACCACAGCGCGATGGACGACATCCCGCTGGCGATGCCGGCCCTGGCCCGTGCCGCCAAGACCCAGCGCCGCGCGGCCCGGCTGGGCTTCGACTGGGGCGACCCGGCCCCGGTGCTGGAGAAGATCCACGAGGAACTGGACGAGGTCCGCGAGGAGCTGGCCAGCGACGCCGATCCCGAGCGCGTGGCCGAGGAGATCGGCGACCTGCTGTTTGCCGTGACCAACTGGGCGCGTCATCTGGGAGTGGAACCGGAGGGTGCGCTGCGTGGCGCCACGCGCAAGTTCGAGGCGCGCTTTCGTACCATGGAGGCCCTGGCCCGCGCGCAGGGGCAGGCCTTGGAACAACTGGATTTCGACGCCCAGGAGGCTCTCTACCAGGAGGCCCGGCGGCGTGAACGCGACACCAACACGGACCCCAAATGA
- the nadB gene encoding L-aspartate oxidase, translated as MGTVQQPRLADVLVIGSGAAGLSAALHLAPHRRVTVISKGPVDEGSTRYAQGGISAVLDRADSFDAHIADTLDAGADLCDPDAVRRTVAAGPEAIQWLLNLGVPFTREALEGRSRLHLTREGGHSARRVAHAADATGRAIEDALVKSASGQASIEVFERHVAVDLITQPVDGTRRVVGAYVQDAKTREVETILAPTVILATGGASKVYLYSSNPDGATGDGIAIAWRAGCRIANMEFMQFHPTCLFHPRAKSFLISEAVRGEGGLLLLPNGERFMPRFDKRAELAPRDIVARAVDHEMKRLGLDHVNLDISHKPAEFIREHFPTIYERCLEFGFDMTREPLPVVPAAHYTCGGVMVNHFGQTDLPGLYAAGEVSYTGLHGANRMASNSLLECLVYARAAAEHILSQTDLPAPEQLAAPPAWDESRVTESEEEVVVAHDWDELRRLMWDYVGIVRTRERLHRAERRIRILQEEIHEYYSHFRISPDLLELRNLAMVAEIIVTSALSRKESRGLHFIRDYPETDPALDGQPTILAPDNALRPGDRRRP; from the coding sequence ATGGGAACAGTACAACAACCTCGCCTGGCCGACGTACTGGTCATCGGGAGCGGCGCAGCGGGGCTCTCCGCTGCCCTGCATCTGGCCCCGCATCGCCGCGTCACCGTAATCAGCAAGGGTCCAGTGGACGAGGGCTCGACCCGCTATGCGCAGGGCGGGATCTCCGCCGTTCTCGACCGCGCCGACTCGTTCGATGCCCATATCGCCGACACCCTGGATGCGGGGGCCGACCTGTGCGATCCGGACGCGGTCCGGCGCACCGTGGCCGCCGGCCCCGAGGCAATCCAGTGGCTGCTGAACCTCGGCGTGCCGTTCACCCGCGAGGCCCTGGAGGGGCGCAGCCGCCTGCACCTGACCCGCGAGGGGGGGCACAGCGCCCGGCGCGTCGCCCATGCCGCCGATGCGACCGGCCGCGCAATCGAGGATGCCCTCGTGAAGAGCGCCTCCGGGCAGGCCAGCATCGAGGTCTTCGAGCGCCACGTGGCGGTGGATCTGATCACCCAGCCCGTGGACGGAACCCGGCGCGTGGTCGGCGCCTACGTGCAGGACGCCAAGACCCGCGAGGTGGAAACCATCCTCGCCCCGACCGTGATCCTGGCGACCGGCGGCGCGAGCAAGGTCTACCTCTACAGCTCCAACCCCGACGGCGCCACCGGCGACGGGATCGCGATAGCGTGGCGTGCCGGCTGTCGCATCGCGAACATGGAGTTCATGCAGTTCCACCCGACCTGCCTGTTCCATCCGCGCGCCAAGTCGTTCCTGATCTCCGAGGCGGTGCGTGGCGAGGGCGGTCTGCTGCTGCTCCCCAACGGCGAGCGCTTCATGCCGCGCTTCGACAAGCGTGCGGAACTGGCCCCGCGTGACATCGTCGCCCGCGCGGTCGACCACGAGATGAAGCGTCTCGGCCTGGATCACGTGAACCTGGACATCAGCCACAAGCCGGCAGAGTTCATCCGCGAGCACTTCCCCACGATCTATGAGCGCTGCCTGGAGTTCGGCTTCGACATGACCCGCGAGCCGCTGCCGGTGGTGCCGGCCGCGCACTACACCTGTGGCGGGGTGATGGTGAACCACTTTGGCCAGACCGATCTGCCCGGCCTGTACGCGGCCGGCGAGGTCTCCTATACCGGCCTGCACGGGGCCAACCGCATGGCCAGCAATTCCTTGCTGGAGTGCCTGGTCTATGCCCGCGCGGCCGCCGAGCACATCCTCTCGCAGACCGACCTGCCCGCGCCGGAGCAGCTCGCGGCACCGCCCGCCTGGGACGAGTCACGGGTCACGGAATCCGAGGAGGAGGTCGTGGTCGCCCACGACTGGGATGAACTGCGCCGCCTGATGTGGGACTACGTCGGCATTGTGCGAACCCGCGAGCGCCTGCACCGCGCCGAGCGCCGCATCCGCATCCTGCAGGAAGAGATCCACGAGTATTACAGCCATTTCCGCATCTCGCCGGACCTGCTCGAGCTGCGCAACCTGGCCATGGTCGCGGAGATCATCGTGACCAGCGCCCTGTCCCGCAAGGAAAGCCGCGGGCTGCACTTTATTCGCGACTACCCCGAGACCGACCCGGCCCTGGACGGCCAGCCGACGATCCTGGCACCGGACAACGCCCTGCGCCCCGGCGACCGCCGCCGGCCGTAA